One Phaseolus vulgaris cultivar G19833 chromosome 11, P. vulgaris v2.0, whole genome shotgun sequence genomic window carries:
- the LOC137836705 gene encoding uncharacterized protein yields the protein MPAVEGASSLQPREIEVVEVEEGSPPPPSTQPASEPTRLPSPCQQLPPTSPLPSSPPAGQSPGPSAHPAGGASAQPGGPPPPLPVSAATAECGGSSSRPSASGASHENFSRVITLVRQLISNRELVEWNALEKRVKELEHDKESLRSDFEAAQGSVEIMRGMVEKARREYLAQVQETIKMEILMGQTVSSLDWAVVELRAETSSLRQLNTQLVGELESTKEAAAAGEKKLEEVAGKLSEAKGQLAEAASSLAALTTERDAAVASKQKLEAEKADLMNVGADALTDGFELALEQIRCVLPDLDLSQFSLYHEVVDGKLIPPAP from the exons atgCCAGCGGTCGAGGGGGCTTCGTCTCTGCAGCCTAgggagatcgaggtggtggaggtagaggaaggttcaccccctCCTCCTTCTACTCAACCTGCCTCAGAGCCCACACGCCTTCCTTCTCCAtgccagcagttgcctccaacttctccactgccatcttcccccccagcaggccaatcacctggtccatctgctcatcctgctgggggtGCTTCTGCTCAACCTGGGGGTCCCCCACCACCACTGCCAGTCTCCGCTgccactgctgaatgtggtggatCCAGCTCGCGCCCAAGTGCCTCTGGAGCCAGCCACGAGAACTttagcagggtcatcaccctagTCCGACAGCTCATTAGCAACCGGGAGCTCGTCGAATGgaatg ccctggagaagagggtgaaagagcttgagcacgacaaggagtcactgcgaagtgacttcgaagctgctcaAGGGTCTGTGGAGAtaatgcgaggcatggtggagaaagctaggagggagtacctagcgcaggtccaagagaccatcaagatggagatcttgatggggcagactgtgagctctttggactgggcggtggtggagctacgggccgagacctcctccctgCGCCAACTGAACACTCagctagtgggggagctcgagtccaccaaagaagcgGCTGCTGCTGGAGAGAAAAAGCTTGAGGAGGTGGCGGGCAAACTTTCTGAAGCCAAGGGCCAACTAGcagaagctgcctcctcccttgctgccctcACCACTGAAAGAGATGCTGCGGTggcctcaaagcaaaaactggaggcggagaaggctgatttgatgaacgtgggtgctgatgcccttactgatggattcgagctagcactcgagcaaatcagatgcgttctcccagacctggacctctcaCAGTTCAGCCTctatcacgaagtggtagacggaaagctcatccctcctgccccttaa